From the Cucumis sativus cultivar 9930 chromosome 5, Cucumber_9930_V3, whole genome shotgun sequence genome, the window AGGAAAGTTTGCTAAAGACAGAGAGAGTCTTGAGGTTTTTCAAGGAACTCGAATGGACTTTGGTAACAAGACATTCATAATTCCTTCGTAAGGCTACAAGCTAATCTAAATAACAGCCTCATTAGTGCTTTTAGGATTTTGTAATGAAACCGAGATCCAGAGATGTTATGTCGTATGTGTTTGCCAACATAATACAATGTTACCGTGCCTAATTAGTGCATGTATGTGCATGTTTCTCCAATGCTATGGAACCAACAAATGCTTGTGCAAATCTCAAGGATATTCAATTGGTCAACAAGTACCTGCTGTGGGGGTAAACAAGTTCAAACTATTCATCCAGCTAATATTCGGACCAGAACAGCATCATCCTCAAAATGTTAGAAAGTGAAAGACAGGTAACTTCGTTTATCCACGATATAACCTATaaggaaaacaataaaaatgagaaaaaaattatactgAAACGAAGTCTTGAGTTTAAACTAAAGTGCTCAAGTCCTCGTGAATCACCTGGGAGAGACCAACAAAATTGAAGTTCTTTTTTAGATCCTTCGTTTTCTTCACCTGTAGCGATAATATTGAACTAGATGCAAATCAACATAGACGTCGGAATCCCATTGAGGCAAAGACCAGCTGGAGATCTATATCATCTTGTTGCAAACATCTGAAATACAGAACAGAAAACAAACAGAAACGTCACTACTTGAAACACGTCTTAGTCTCAagatattaaaccaccaattcatccaaaagcttaagccagtggttgaagacaaatttaattatatatcaccaacacaaGATAATTGAATCATATTATTACTCGTTATCTAGCCTGCTCCTCAAGAGTCATCAACTATGAATACCATCCCCCATTGCCAATTTATCGGTAGGAAGATGGATTAAGCAATATAAATTGCTCAAAAAGATTAtgtaataaaacaaatttgggAAAAGTATCTAGACAAGGTGAAAGACCCAATAGGGCCATTCAGAAATGAATccgattctttttttttaaaaaagaaacaattagaGAGCTTGGTTTGATCTCAAGGAGCTGAATCAATCATGAGAGCAATCTTAGGACAAGTTAATATGAACATGTTTATATCATGGAATACTTTGCTGCTTAttgcaaataataaatgttggCCATCTATTGAAAAGGAGTTTTAtgccctttcttttcttcaaataacaTAAAGAACAATGTATGTCAACAGACCACTTCAAAACTAGTCTAAAAGCCTAAGCAACATTGCAACTCAAATTGAACAAACTCGATGAAACCAACTGAAAAgaccataaagaaaaacaaatcaagaAGTGGGTAATGCGTCTCAAAGATTCCTCCCAATAACTAACTTAAACCAAGAAAGTAATTCCcagaaaacaaacttcaacATCCAAGCATTCCTTGAGAATACCATTTtgacaaaaacaacaaacaatcgaTTTCTTCATCCAACAAGTTCAAACAGTTGAATCTAAACACACCCAATTGACAATGACGCAAAGAATTCATCAGATACAAACACCtacacttcaatttttttaaaataaaaaagagaagaaaaaaaaaataccgtGGAGTACAGTGAAGGGTAAGGAACAAGAAATTGGGATGATTTTGAAGACGAAAacggagaagaagaagacgggCAGTGTGGAAAACGCCATAAGTTGCAGAGCGAAAAAGGAATTTgcagaaagaagaagatcgcACGCACAATATTGGTTGTtgagagattaaaatattacaataataattttcccTTCGTCCCTAAAATTACAACATTGAGGTCCAAGTTTCAAGAATGATCTCAAGTGATTACTTGGTGGGCAGGAAACTAAGGAATTCCCAAATAAGATCTGGGTGGCCTTGAAACAAGTTCGCTACTGTTGCACAGAGTTCCATAACATCAATTCTTTGGTTCCTGAAATCTTTGACAGTTTGAAGGAAACGTTCATACTTTTCTCTGTTTCCTCGAAATCTTTCCTTCACTctcaaaataaatgatatgGCGTTCCCCATGGTTATCTTTCGGCTTCTCGCCATTGAATGGAAATCAAAGAAAACGTTTGAGTTTCGAGCCCGTATGAACTCATTACATAGGTCTTGGTTTGATGAACACACCCAccaaaaagacaaaaaaagtgataaatttttaaatcgtagtttttttgtttctttaataaatttacttccatttgcattttttaaaatatataatgattggatttttagttaaattaaaaaacaaaacaagaattttattttttaaaaatgttttttattttcaaattttagattggTTTTTATACCATTAAAAGGATAccacaaatgaaagaaatttgatatttagtcctttgaactttaaaaaactGTCACCGAACTATCAGTTTTATAGGGATCTTTGAGTGTCCCTCACTAATTGATATTGTTATTGAGttacatttgtaaatattttcatcagttttgtcatttaaaacaatgatccaaaaaagtagtttagaaatattttttaaaccaatggctatgttttaaaaaaactaaagaatcAAAGTCATAGTAAACATAGCcgttagtttaaaaaatattttcaaactatcattgaaataaaaattacttaaGAATATTGGATAGTAATCAGGAATTGGAATTGAGTTTCTTGACGagcttaaaaaaatgaagtgatATCTTGTAATACATCGTTGTCATATCATTAAAAGATCACCGATGACTTAAAATGTATGAAACCTAAAGACCCAAATGAGTATTAAACTTAAAGCTTATGAATAAATCTAtaacatttcaaaacataGAAACTAAACGAAAAATTGACTCCAAACTTAAGGACCGAAAAGTTTAAAGGAATCCATCGGTTACAAATGTGACATCCTCCATAGCCAAAGCTTCGATGCTACACTTTTCTCTTAAACTCAAAAGcttttcttgttcttcacAAAGATTTTCAAGTTTCattctttgttctttaatcctctcttctctttcatCAACCAACTCTTGAGCTATATCTTTTGCTTTAACACCAAAGAAAGCCATTGCTATCTTCTTCCATCCTTCAAATGCAAACTTCATTTCAAAACCAATTAGTTCAATTGATCTTATCCCAATCATCCATGAAACTAGATCATCTCCTCTCATGTTCTCGAACTTCGTTCTTGACATGTCGTCCATCACTTTGCAAAATAAATTCCAAACGATTGTCCTCACTTTTATTCCAAAATTCGTGCCCTCTACAAAATTTTATCGATAATATGtcatatataatacatatattttcttctagagAATTATcgtaaatgaaaaaaaattgttgaatatttatcaagtatatcaaaatttcataacttaatagacttctattacTTATATGATCAGTTAAAAGATAGATTAAAGTTGAAATAACACGAATAAAATAGGATGTTAACTgatcatgaagaaaaaagatttaacTTGAATACTatcttgagtttttttttcaaaatatctatCAACATTAACATTTTAACGATAACATTACCTGAGATATCACCGTATTTCGTAAAAACTTTAGTGAAAACTCCCGCCCATTTCTCTAAAACCAAATACCCTCCGTCGACGAGAACCGTCGGAGAATCTCTatcaaaatcttgaaaagGGTTGGCATCTTCAAGTTCGAGTTTGTCAATGAGATGGTAAAGGGGTTTCTCAAGATACGAAAAATAGTGGGAATGTTTGTCTGCAGAATTGGCTTCATTTTCGGTCTCGTCATTGTCGTCATCACCACCACCATAGGCTTTCTCCATTGCATCTACAAGTCTTTGATATTCAACATCGTCAGATTCGGAGAAAGAATCGAGGATCTGCTGTAGGGTTACTCCAGGTTTTAGTATACTTTCATGGCTTCCTTCTTCATCCAAACTATGTTCGTCGTTATCCAATGATAATGTATAAAGTTGGGTTGATATTGATGAtgcttcttctccttctttttcaCTTGGAGTCTGTAGAAAAAAACTAGAGTGTgatgatgattttgtttttaactactgatttctttgttttattctcCACCactaatgttttaaaaaacacaggcaaagtttctaaaaacaaagttaCGATCTACCGTAGTGTTGTTAGCTTTCAAgaacttgtttttttctgtttctatTGCAATTTAACTGTGTTCAAAGTAAGGATGAAAACTATGATTTTAATGGggatataaaacaaaaatatctaaaaaaccaaaagttaTGTTTTTGTAATTCACAAAAACCAACCCAAAGTTTCGagaatctaatttttttaaaaaaaactttttatttttaaaacttaattaggAGTTAAAGTAACactgtatttaaaaaattgaaataaatcaagcacaaatttcaaaaacaaaaaagtaaaaacaaaatcattgtcAAATTACTTTCTAAGAATTAGTTGTCAAATtatcatttgaaatttcaaaaacaaaaaatgaaactgAAAACGCCCCAAACGTAAGattcttcaaaaactaaaatgaactTGAAAGAATTTTAGAGATCTTAATTGAAAAGGCAGAAAAAGAGGACGAACGATGACGCACCTGAAGGTCATAGATGACACAGCCAACATGAGCAAGGAATGGACAAATATTACAACAATAGAACCACGCCTCtccatctctttcttctccacAAACCCcacacaaattattataaccaACAACCATGGAAAGCACAATGGGATGATTATGGTGACTATGCGCTTCAATGAGGGGCGGAAGACAACACTGAACATGAAGAAATGCATCACAATGAACGCATCGGACGAAACTAAGGTCACTAATTCCTTCATCACACACACCGCAAATCAAATGCTTGTGATCGGATTTTCTGtcgagaagaagaagggggtGGGGATGGTTGTTGACCGTGATGAGCGGTAGGGCAGCGCAGGAGGCCGAGAGGGAGAAAGGGCATGCGAGGCAGTGGAAGGAAGGCCCACCGGGGGTGGAGGTGAAGCAGGCGGCACAGTGGAAGAAACCAGTGGAGCGAAAGAGGAGGCCGGAAATCGAGGGATCGGAGAAGTCTTGTAAAGAGATCATGAAGTGGCGCTGGAGAGTGTCGACGGAGTTTATGAAGGCTAGAGGGTGGTTTTGAGGGTGGTGGAGACGGTGCGCCGCCTGGAGTTGGAGTCTGTTTGCCATGTTCCGGGCGTACGTACGTCGTCGGTGTGATCTGAACTTATTGGAATTTTGAATAGTAATCCTAATTGATGGAGGAAAGCTCAAAGGAATACgtttttatgttaattgggattataacattttaaagacaaatttgtaaattattaattaatggtctttttttttttttgaaaaagtctTCAATTGTAAATAAAGCAAAAGAAGTTTTCTTCTCCCACTATCCATctcttattataaataaataaatttggtatttttaattaacaagtcaactatatatatagatatatatatagagggATCAAAAtgctatttatttttataataattgaataaatttaaaaagaatgtgGTTCCATATCATGaaagattattattaaaaagcCACTTGGAAAgttagaatatgaaaaggaTAAAGGAagaccaaataattaaaacctATAGTCAAAGTCTTCGAGGGATGAGTTATTTTCAGGTTTAATTGCACATGTAATCTTCATCCCTATGGCTTTctaatttcaaactaaactaCAAATGTGGTCATCAAATTAAAGTCAGTCATTCAAACacactattttttatttattattttcctaatttttggattttattattaattaaaacttaataaaataataatcaaaattaaactatcaACTTTCATaactaaatcaatttatattatttgttagcgaagaaagtaaaaaattatagtataAACTAAGTTCCATTATCAACTTGGAAGCCTATGTTTAGAAAAGAAAGCTCAAGATATACATGCGATGGATTCATGTGATTTATTTTACCTCttctttccaaatttaaaatttatatttttatttacatgattaaaattatttttttcttcaaaggaTTAAAATTCTATtgctaatttttttgtttcgttCAGCtactttttatcaatattttaaaaaatgatggcAAGCtttaaaaaagtagttttgtttTACCAAGTAAAATGTCATCCATTGTGAGAAATTGAGGAAAATCTACGTTTATAACtctcaaaaactaaaaacaaaaaataattaaaatgatttccAAAGGGTTCTAAGTTGTTGTTACCAatcaattgaataaaaaagcaaagtgCAAACTTACCCTTAAAGTACCGTGGTATTGCAATCCAGTCACACTCATCCTCGTATTAGAAAATCATCTCATCCGTTGTGGTCGAGGTTCCATTCCTCTTAGTTTTGTAGGTGCTCATTCTCTCAGGTCTCTCGAGGCAACAATAATAGAACGAAATAGATCATACTCACATAACCTATTCCCCTTCGCCTTctttgaaaagagagaatgaaaagatcatgaaagaaagaaatgaaattgtaattttacacTCAAACTttctataataaaaattgagcCATCAAActtatacaaatattaaaattcgatatttaaataattgtataaattgtAATGATGGTATAAGTTTGAGAGTTCAATTTCTATCATCATCAGAGGGTCCAATTAATTCTACATCAAGTATATGTTTAGTTATCCAAATTTTGACACACGTGTTTACGTTGGAAGAATCAAGTTTTACCATTAAACAGAAGTTCGAgtgtttcatatattttagGGATAGTTTTTATCGTTAGAAAAAAACTGTAAAGTTAACTATAGACGAGAATAATGAACAAGAgaccaatttatttagaattacAAATCATAGACCAATTCCATAAACTTTCTCACACTTGTTATAGGCCCAtcatatttcttcttctctttcaaaagacATTTAATATCCACAATGAAATTGCAAATTCCATTATCACATCCATAATTAAAATCTCCACAACTTTTACCACAAACACAACAATTACACTTCTTTCTAGTTCTCATGGTGAGAGGATGGGGATGATAGGGATAATGAATCTTCTTTGGTAACTCACAACACCTTTTATCAAAAAAGTTGATCCATCCATTTGAACATGGTCCAAAAAAGTAAGTGGATGGATATTTTTTGCATATGTAACAAAGAGTTGTACTTTTTACCCCTATGTCTATCAATGGCTCGTGACATGCACCACATGAAACCCCATCTCGTTCCTCTTCTCGTTTTTGTTCTAGTTGGTTGTTTGGCTTTCTACTGACGTTGTTGGAGCTGGAGCTTTGGTTTAACGACAGAACTGTCGTTTTGTCCTCTAAATAAGCTATAGTAGGTCGAGTGTGGACAAACATGTAGACGTGCGGAGAGGAAATTTTCGAACTCGATGCGGCCATGGTGGAATTAGAGAAGGTGAGAGGAGAGATTGGTGCGAGTGCGAACCAAGGAAGAATCTTGTTTGGTTGTGAAGGTTCAATTACAAGATGATGGGTATGATTGAAGAAGGGTTTGAACTCCATTAATTGCTTCTTTTGCAAGGTTGAAATGAggaatctaaattattttgttgtgaaggtcacaataatatataacaagTTGGGAAGTTTTATTTATCCTTTAAAGGTTATTGACTATATGaacttgtatatatataactcaaaATTATGAACAAGGCAACCATGAATGAATAGGTGGGAAAAATGGAAACAACAATAAGATTTTCTAGGAAAAAACATAGGAAATTGATatgatgataatgaaaaatatatatttgatttttcaatttggtcaaaagttacattttttttttactctaaaAGGATTTAAGGGTTAAAACATACTTTTAATGTTCTTAAGAAGTTGTAATGAATGATTTCCtttgaagttaaaatattgttgtaaTTGAGTTGTACAAATCATAAAGGATTGAGTTTCTTAGGATAAAATAGTTGGCTTCattattagttatatttttttttttaaaaaagagaaatatatgaattataaaatctaactttttagaattattaaaatatgagaATCATAAAGGTTTAGAATCACAGTGTACTGTTTTGATTGTAAGCATATTGGTTCATATTcgatttctatatttttcgAATGTTGATTATGAATCAAAGTTGAAATACATGAACCTTGTTCGTAGTAATCTTCGAATTTTCAATTGAACTTCACTGACCTTTCTGCAGCAATGGCTTCAACGGAAATCTCAACTATTCCCCAAATGATCGAATCGCTATCGGAGCTCCACAAAAATCTCTCCACCGCCCTCGGGAATCACACCGCCGGGGATCAGATCGAGGAGGAGCATCAGACCCCCAAATTCGAGAAATTATTGAACAGCATCGATCACTTAAAGGAGG encodes:
- the LOC105435447 gene encoding uncharacterized protein LOC105435447, with product MANRLQLQAAHRLHHPQNHPLAFINSVDTLQRHFMISLQDFSDPSISGLLFRSTGFFHCAACFTSTPGGPSFHCLACPFSLSASCAALPLITVNNHPHPLLLLDRKSDHKHLICGVCDEGISDLSFVRCVHCDAFLHVQCCLPPLIEAHSHHNHPIVLSMVVGYNNLCGVCGEERDGEAWFYCCNICPFLAHVGCVIYDLQTPSEKEGEEASSISTQLYTLSLDNDEHSLDEEGSHESILKPGVTLQQILDSFSESDDVEYQRLVDAMEKAYGGGDDDNDETENEANSADKHSHYFSYLEKPLYHLIDKLELEDANPFQDFDRDSPTVLVDGGYLVLEKWAGVFTKVFTKYGDISEGTNFGIKVRTIVWNLFCKVMDDMSRTKFENMRGDDLVSWMIGIRSIELIGFEMKFAFEGWKKIAMAFFGVKAKDIAQELVDEREERIKEQRMKLENLCEEQEKLLSLREKCSIEALAMEDVTFVTDGFL